Part of the Salinimonas iocasae genome, ACTTGAGGCTGTGTGAAGCCTTCATTCAGACCCTGCTGCATGTAGTCAATTTGCTGGTCGACATACGCCGGAATACCCGCTAATTGATCCAGGTAGGTTTGATAATCCTCTTTATTTTTGAAGCTCATCTGGCCAGGTAGCGCGGCTAATGCACTATGAAAACCATATTCAGAAGTGATGGGTACCTTGTAGGACCCGAATTTATACTCATCAATTATGTTATTCAGGCGATACTGCTGCATCAAAAAGGTAATACGATCATCTAAAGACAGCTGTGATTCATCAATGGCTTCCAGCTTCGTCAGGTATTTACTGAACCGCTTGTGCTGTTGCGACAATGCTTCGGGTGATATATCAGCAGGGGTTACGTCACGCAGTGACGACTCGTATTCCCAGATAGCATCAATAAGTGTCTGAAACTTTTGTTCAGACGCCGCTCTGGCGTCGCTGACTGATGAAAAAAAGCCTGCAAGCAGGATAACCAAACAAGTGATTTTAATAGCATTCATAAGCGCATTCCGAGATGCCTGACCCGACAATGCGCCAGCATCAGATTAGTCTTTTTTAGGTGTGTATATCGGCCCGGGAAACGCTGTAACCTTGTCTGACAAGGTTGTAATAGTGGCGGATCCCTGTTTTTTTACCGCGTCTATTCGTAACACATTATGCATGGGAACGTAAGTTCTTGTCACATCTGAAAATTCAGCTTTTAATTTTTCATGACCAGGGTCAACCACAATACCGGTGTGGGTATCCCAGACAAAGTCGCCAATTTCAATAAAGCCAAACAAACTTCCCTGACTGATTTCTCTTACATACAGCTCGTAGCGTTCTCCATTACTAATAAACTGTACTTTGTATAGAAGGTCTGTACTACTCATAATCTATGACTTGCATTTAAAACGGATTGAATAGATGGGGATAAAAAGCAAAATTTCACGTATTTCGGTGATGATCATAATGATTTTGATTTCGTAAAAAAATCAAATACGACTGCGACCTTAAAAATCCGCAGACGCTTTGAATATTCCGATGAGTGCATGACTACAACACTGGTCATTTTATTTCACTGGTATACCATAACCTCTTCTTATAAGACGAAAATATCTAACGACTATGATGAAAAAAATATTATTTGGTGCCATGGTTTCAGCCCTGAGCACCGTTTCTGTAGCGCAGGAACAGCAACAGGATGTTGCTTTTGCGCCGGATACAAACCGCATTAAATCACACCTTTTCTTTCTGGCAGATGATTTGTTGGAAGGACGTGATACCGGCTCTCGCGGGCATGATATCGCTTCTTTGTACATTGCCACTGAGTTTGCAAAGTACGGGCTAAAACCTATGGGGACTGATGGCTACATGCAATCAGTCGATTTCAGAAAAGCCACACTGGTCCAGGAATCCCCGGCACTGACACTGACCCGGGATAGTGCTGAAACTAAGTTCAAATATCCTAAAGAATATCTTACCGGTCCTGACTTGTTGAACACCGATACCAGCCTGCAGGGCGAGATGGTCTTTGCCGGATATGGCATTGTTGCTGATGAGTTAGAGCATAATGACTACGACGGGCTGGATGTTGACGGCAAGATTGTGGTCATTTTATCCGGTAAGCCTAAGTCGTTCCCTAGCGAAATGGGCGCTCATTTGGCTTCTGGTAGCCAGAAAGCGCAGTATGCTGTTGATCGCGGCGCAATTGGTATGATTTCAGTGACCACACCTACGGCTGAAAAAGTTCG contains:
- a CDS encoding DUF1820 family protein, which produces MSSTDLLYKVQFISNGERYELYVREISQGSLFGFIEIGDFVWDTHTGIVVDPGHEKLKAEFSDVTRTYVPMHNVLRIDAVKKQGSATITTLSDKVTAFPGPIYTPKKD